The segment AGTAACTCCCTTGGCAGGCAGCGCAGAGCTTCGGGATGGCCGTCTATGCCCTCACGGGTTTCTCGCTCGTCAGCCTGCTCAGCTTTGGCTATTTATCTTGGGACTGGATGAAGCCCAGTTTGGTGGCCGACGTGGCCACGGACCCTATGGAGAAATCACTGCCTCCCACCTTCACCAGGCCACCCCACATCATCTTCATTCTGACCGATGACCAGGGCTACCACGACATCGGCTATCACGGCTCAGATATCCAGACGCCGACGCTGgacaggctggcagcagagggtGTGAAACTGGAGAACTACTACATCCAGCCCATCTGCACCCCGTCCCGGAGCCAGCTGATAACTGGCAGGTAAGCCAGAACCTGCTCACAGACTGCTTCTGTCCCCCTTTGGTCCCTTCTGTAGGTCTGAGGGGCTTAACCCCAGCTTGGTGCTAGACCAGTGTCCTGGTGTATTGGCAGAGGATGGAGATCCTCCAGCGGATCTGGATCTCTCTAGGAAGCTTCCCGGGTGAACAGTTGATTTCCATACAGGATAAATAATGGCACATGGCAAGAGCAAAAATGTGGATGCTGCTGGGTAATGGATGTCACTTTGGGAGAGGGTGGTCTTTAGTCAGGAGATGTTTGGTGCTGTACAaggagctgtgtccccaggtaAAACCTGACACACTGGCTCTTGGAGACTTGCTGTGAGGTCCTTGGTCTGTGCTTTCCCTGCATGCGTGTTCAGTGCTGCGCTGGCCAGCACAGGCTGATATTGCTCTGTTGACATCTCCCATAGCAGCACAGGCTGATGTCCCCTTATCCTGGGCCATTCTGCCTTCTAGGATAGGTGGGGTTTTCTCTGGAGCAGTGTTGTGTGGTCAGCACTCACTGTAGGAGGCAGATCCCACCAGACCACCTCCGGCTGAGGAATGGGCCCCAGGAAGGTGCCTATGGATGTGGTCACCTACTGCCTGGGGTGGTGGAGCCCACCAGGGTCCAAGCAAAGGCCTCCCTTCTCTCCTGATGGTTCTTGAGGGCTCCCAGACATCACACAAAGAGGTGTGAAGAGTAGGGGAGGACAGGGATGATGGGAACATTCAGGTGAGGCATTATGAACCCACTTGcttgtgctgccctgccctgacacagcccagccacctccccaggctggcagcagtgaggaCAAATGCTGGTGGCATTTTTGTGAGTTGTCTACTGAGCCTCTTTCTGTGTTCTTTGCATCTGCCTTTGGTGCTTACAAATGTCTGaggagctccctgtccctggctggaGCTTGCTTCATTGGGTTGAATTGGGTGACATGGAGATCTGCATTTGTTTTGGGTCTCTAACATATGAAGTGGCATCATATCCCAGTGAGGCTCCTCATCACCATTGCTTTCCTCTGGCTCTTCTACCTGGCAGGTACCAGATCCACACAGGACTGCAGCACTCCATCATCCGCCCTCGGCAGCCCAACTGCCTGCCCCTGGACCAGGTCACCCTGCCACAGAAGCTGCAGGAAGCCGGCTACTCCACGCACATGGTGGGCAAGTGGCACCTTGGCTTCTACAAGAAGGAGTGTCTGCCCACTCGCCGGGGTTTCGACACCTTCCTGGGCTCCCTGACAGGCAACGTGGATTACTACACCTACGACAACTGCGACGGGCCGGGCGTCTGCGGCTACGACCTGCACGAGGGGGAGGACGTGGCTTGGGACCAGAGCGGGAAGTATTCCACCTTCCTCTACGCCCAGCGTGTCAGCAAGATCCTGGCGTCCCACAGCCCAAAGGAGCCCATCTTCCTCTACGTGGCCTTCCAAGCAGTGCACACGCCCCTGCAGTCCCCCAAGGAGTACATCTACCGCTACCGCACCATGGGCAACGTCGCCCGCCGCAAGTACGCGGCCATGGTGACCTGCATGGACGAGGCGGTGAAGAACATCACCTGGGCCCTCAAGAAGTATGGTTATTATGACAACAGTGTGATCGTGTTCTCCACGGACAACGGTGGGCAGACCTTCTCTGGTGGAAGCAACTGGCCGCTACGGGGTCGCAAAGGGACGTACTGGGAAGGGGGAGTGCGTGGCATTGGCTTTGTCCACAGTCCCCTGATCAAGCGCAAGCGTCGGACAAGCTGGGCACTGGTTCACATCACAGACTGGTACCCGACTCTGGTCAGCCTGGCCAGGGGCAACCTGAGCAATGTCCAAGGCTTGGATGGCTATGATGTCTGGCCTGCTATCAGTGAGGGCAAGGAGTCACCACGCAGCGAAATCCTGCACAACATCGACCCCTTGTACAACCATGCCAAGTATGGCTCCTTGGAGGACGGCTTCGGCATCTGGAACACGGCTGTGCAAGCTTCCATCCGGGTTGGGGAGTGGAAGCTCCTCACTGGCGACCCAGGGTACAGTGACTGGATACCCCCACAGACCCTGACCAACttcccagggagctggtggAACCTGGAGCGTCTCACTGATGGCCTGAGGAAGTCTGTGTGGCTCTTCAACATCACCGCCGACCCCTATGAGCGCTACGACCTCTCAGAGCAGCGCCCAGACGTGGTCAGGACCCTCCTGATGAGGTTGGTGCACTACAACCGGACTGCCATCCCGGTGCGGTACCCTGCAGAGAACCCCCGGGCTCACCCCGACTTCAACGGCGGAGCCTGGGGACCTTGGGCCAGTGAGGATGATGGGGAGGAGTGGGAAGGTGGCCGGGAGCCCCTAAAGAGCaggaacaagaagaagaagtgCAAGATTTGCAAGCTGCGCTCCTTCTTCCGCAAGCTTAACACCAGGCTCATGTCCAACCGCATCTGACAGGACATCCCCAGCATCCACCCATCCTGGCCAGGGTGGAGCTCTGGACTGCAGTGCcgtggggtgggagggagggagaaggacaGTGGGGAGGTGGCCAGTGCTCTCTTGCTCTCCCTTGCTCCATGGTTCACTCCAAAACTCTTCTCCCTTGCTGGAGTGGTGGCCATGGGGAGCTGCCCCCAGTGGGTGAGGGAGGGCAATGTGGTCTCTGCTGCGGTGCTTGGTGGTGGTGAATgactgtgctgagctgggctggccctgcaCGGCTGCTTCCAAAGAGAGAGACCCTTTCCTCAAGGATTCTGCAGCCAATCATGATATTTAAGTGTTGGTCATTGCATGGGCATGGAGGGCTCTGCCTTCATGTTAACCCTTGCTATTTTCCTCTATTTCCTCCTGACTCTCAGCCTGTTGCCAAGCAGCTGCAACCTTTGCTCTTGCTCTGGGCCTCCCCCAAACCCAAGACCACGTTGCTTCTTTGTGGAGGGATGGATTCCTGACCATGGATGTCAGACCTGAGATCAGCTTGGCTGGACTAAGTCATGCTGCTACAGTGACCTCCTGTGGGGCTATGGCTTCCCCTTTCCACTGGCctggggggctgggagcagccctgatGAGGAGCTGTGGCCCATGGAGGCATGATTGGATGCTCTCAGAGGACAAGTGTTTCTCTTTGGCCCCACATTTGGGAGGCAGGTTTGCCCCAGGCTCTGGTGGTAGACTCCACATGGGTCCGCCACCCAGCAGACCCTTTCACCCAAAATTTGCCTGGACAGCCCCCTCATGTGCAAGCCTCTAGGCACCCATGTTCCTATGAATCCTACACATCTGACCAGCCAACCACCTCCATCTGCCCAGTGCTgaagctgtccctgtccctacaTCCCATTGCTGAacctggggcagagggaagatCCCAAAAAGGTCTCTGCAGAAGCTGATCTGCTGTTTTGTAGCTGCTGGACTCTGAAGCCTGGAGGATGGGGATGATGGGGATGTCTCCCACCTGCCAACATCCCCTGGCTGCAGATGGGGAGGGGAACACTGCCCCatcatctgctgctgtggggagaacACACCTCCCCAGCATCCACTGCTGTGGGGAACCAGCCCATCCTTTCTCCAGGGCCCAGGGGAGCCAGCAAAGCTCCGGGCCCCCGCGCCTTCGGCGGGGTGCGAGCGCGTGTACGTGTGCTTGCAGGAGAGCTGGCGAGGACTAAAGGGGGTAAATAGCTTCAAAATCGTTTTGGATGCATGGTGCATTTCCATTTACACAATGTGTTTTACATTTCTCCCCACAGGTTTCTCTTGGTGCAGCGTGTGTAGGCGAAGGCCCTGCTGTGAATTTTGAAAATAGTTATTTTTGTCTCTGGAAAATGAGGCCCGTTAGGACTTGTCAGCTCTTGGATGAGCAGTGTGggctttctatttttttttctttcccccctctctTTCTCCCTTGCAAAATAACATTCATTTAAAATCTGTCATTGAAAGATGTGACAATTGGCAGCGTGCACACTGAATACCTTTCAGTGCTCTTTCAAGCCCTGTGTGTGAGAgagggatgaggatgggaagaaaatgacatgtttgtattttttttttcttttactcttaGCTGGATTATTTGGGGGTATTGGGATTTTCTatagaaacagaggaaaaaaaaacagctgacAGCAAGGCAGAAGAGAGGAGGCCTCTTCttgtggagctgggaaggagttTGAAAAGCTGGAGTGTGGCGGTGTGTGTGCCAGTCCCCACTGCTCTGTGCACGCCCATCAGTGCGCTATCCCACCCCATTggctccctgcatccctgcaggcaCATCCCAAGGACAGGTTTCCTAGGGGACTGAGCTCCTCCATCAgccccatctccatccctgctcccttaGCACGTTGCTCCAAGAGGACTCGTCCCCATGGCATCACCTGGTGGAGGTGAGCCCCAACAGGATGCTCCACATCCTCAAACTACCTCAAATCAGCCAGCCTGGTCTCTGGGGATGTGCACCACCAGcggggctgcagcaccagctgccatTTGGCAAAGCCAACCAgttgctgaaaataaaacaacattttgctgaagaagaggaggctgctgcaggcagagccaaagccaggggagagcagggggtGATGCTGCAGGGGCTTGGGAACAATTACTGGCTAAGGGAGAGTTGGTGCTGAAGGGAATGGGAGAGCAGGCTGGACGTGAGGTGGTGACAAGGCTCGGGAAACAGCTTTCATTTCCATATTTATATAAATGCATCCAAGTTTAgtccttcttttatttttttccctcaaaaatggaaatttccatgaaaacatgtttgatttttctctgttcccTTTTACTAACATCCCCATGAAAATGTTCGTCTGTCTCACTTCCTCTTTCCAGGTTTGGATCTGCTGGGCTGATGCTGGGTTTGCACTCAGCCTGGCCACAGTGGTGGATCTGCTGTcatctgtattttaattaaaaagagtTGGATTCTGAATCTTTGCAAGAAGaaacagctgaaggaaaatcTTAGTCCCTGAAAACAAAGAGGAGAAGTAGGCAGGAGCATCTCTGGGTGCTTGGAGAGAGCAAAGCCTCCAGTCCGAGGACAGCAGCTGTCCTTTACCACtgattccagctgtgctgtgtctgaacattgggctgggaaaggagatgCAACTGCTGCCACGTGTTCTCCTCATCACAGCAATGTTCATTAATggtctgtgctgggaaaaaTGCAGCTATGTGCCAAAATACCATGTTTTCAGAGAGCTGAAGTCCCCTGGGACTGTGTGTGCACTCTGGCTGCCAAGGGGTTAATGCAGCTGGAGAGATGCTCAGGCGGTGGAGTTCCCTGCAGCCGGGAGATGTGTTTTCACAGACAGGCTGAGGCTCCCCTCCTTCCCAACCTCCCTTCAAAGCGCCTGGCAAgagccaggcaggctgggtgtgggatggggcctgggagggatggggcagggggatgcATCCAGGCCATCGGGGGTGGAGGGGTGGCGGCCTCTCTGTCCGTGCCTCTCGTGGGCATGGACTGGCTGTCTCCACCCTGGCTGTTTCCATCCTGCTGGCTGGAGCGAGTGGGaaggggatgggctgggaatgAATGGAGTTGGGATGGGATAGCGACGGGGAGGAGGATAAGAGGagggtggggctgggctgggctgggctgggctgggaagaggaggggagggggataGGAGGGGATGGAATAAAGACGGGATGCAGACAGGACTGGGGGTACAGtcagagcctctccagccccacaggcaACTCCCACCCGAGAGAGGGAAGAAGCCCAGTATCAGGACAGGGGATGGCCATCCCAGCAAACTGCCCCAGtgggagggtggcagagcaccCTGAACGCTTCAGAAGGTGCTCTGCATCAGGGGCACTTGTGTCCTTTCTCCAGTGCCAGTGATCTGTGGTTTTGCAGGTTCCCCTCCACTCAGATCCAGTGCACGATGTTTCCAGGGAGCCACATGGCACttgctgagtgtccccaagtgtcatGGACACAGCCACAGGAGGGTCCTTGCCTGCTGTTGGGGAGAGGGCAGCCCTGAGGACACCCTGTCCCGGCCAAGAGCAGcttcctgtggctgcaggagcaagTGCTGGGCCCGTAGGGGTAGGGGCAGGGCACGTTTGCAAACACAGCCCTAAATGTAAATCAGCTCTCCTCACCACGGTATTTATAATCTTATctaaaaataaccccaaattcAGCTTCCCAGGGGACAGCAACTGAGCATCCCCCAGACCCCAGCTTGCATGTGAAGCTGTCCCAGTAATTTTGGGATCTCTGCAACATGTAATAGGCAGCCTGGCTGGTTTGGTGTGCGAGGCACTGCTGCAAGCCCcatcccctgggagcaggggcacctgctgcagccccccagaCACATGGATCCTTCCTGAGCTGCCCATCCAGTGTATTTGGGGTGCAGCATCTGACCCTACGTCAGCCCCGTGCTGGGATGCAGAAACCaaagctctgcaggcagagctggagccgGGTGTGGAGAGCAGGACGCGTTTTTGGAGAGGCAGCCCAGTGATGGAGAGGAGCACTGGGGATGAAGGTCTCCATCAGGTGGCCAGACCCGGGCAcggcagcaggagagcagcatggctcccaaagccctgcaggagcaAATCTTGGGAACAGACACATCCTAAGAATATCCTGAGGCCCCTGAGAGCGGACTGGGACTACTCCCCTCTACAGGGGAGTCCCCAGCCCAGAGGTGGAAGGTTCcatccagagctcctgctccccacagattgtccccaggcagccaggattGGGACCACACAGCAGTTCCTGCTTGGGAAAACATCATCAGCAAAGCAGAGCATGTTCAGCACGCAGAAGTCTGACACCCCCTTACcctcagaaggaaaaatgtcgaggaaaagcaaaaaaaaaaaagaaatctgaatagagagaagagcagagagaaagaaacttTTCCTGGAGAGCCGTGtctctgccaggcaggagaaCCCTGGGGAGGGAGGCAAGGTGCTCGCGGGGGGCTTTGCCATCAGCCCCTGCCCggtgaggggtttggggtgtcagggGTGCAGCGGGGCCCcgggggaaggaggggacagaTCCCTCCTGCAGGCTGCGGGAGCATGCAGAGTCACGCGTGTGGGGCTGAGCACGTGTGGCAGTGTGGGGGTGGCAccgggaggggagggggcaggtCACATTGCGGAGCTCACGGGGACACGAACAGCAGCGCAggtgggaggaggtgggagTGAGCCAGGGGCACAGAGCCGCCCACGGGCATCCAGGGGGTCTTGGGAGTGGGGGGCTCTTGCCTCTGGGGTTCCAAcgggctgctgggggctggcagcaacacgctggaggaggagagcatTCCCACAAACACCCAGAT is part of the Oenanthe melanoleuca isolate GR-GAL-2019-014 chromosome 13, OMel1.0, whole genome shotgun sequence genome and harbors:
- the ARSI gene encoding arylsulfatase I; this translates as MAVYALTGFSLVSLLSFGYLSWDWMKPSLVADVATDPMEKSLPPTFTRPPHIIFILTDDQGYHDIGYHGSDIQTPTLDRLAAEGVKLENYYIQPICTPSRSQLITGRYQIHTGLQHSIIRPRQPNCLPLDQVTLPQKLQEAGYSTHMVGKWHLGFYKKECLPTRRGFDTFLGSLTGNVDYYTYDNCDGPGVCGYDLHEGEDVAWDQSGKYSTFLYAQRVSKILASHSPKEPIFLYVAFQAVHTPLQSPKEYIYRYRTMGNVARRKYAAMVTCMDEAVKNITWALKKYGYYDNSVIVFSTDNGGQTFSGGSNWPLRGRKGTYWEGGVRGIGFVHSPLIKRKRRTSWALVHITDWYPTLVSLARGNLSNVQGLDGYDVWPAISEGKESPRSEILHNIDPLYNHAKYGSLEDGFGIWNTAVQASIRVGEWKLLTGDPGYSDWIPPQTLTNFPGSWWNLERLTDGLRKSVWLFNITADPYERYDLSEQRPDVVRTLLMRLVHYNRTAIPVRYPAENPRAHPDFNGGAWGPWASEDDGEEWEGGREPLKSRNKKKKCKICKLRSFFRKLNTRLMSNRI